Below is a genomic region from Paucidesulfovibrio gracilis DSM 16080.
ACCTTTCTGAAGAAAGGTTCTTCCCCCTGGACCCCCTTTCCAAAGACTTTTATTGGCTCCAGGCCTGCGGCCTGTCGCGGGCAACTCCCCCCTTTCTTACATGGTCTATTGGTTTCCCCCCTTCCCCCAACGCAAAGGAACGGCCGAAGCCGTTCCTTTGCGTTGGGGGGCGCACCGTTGCCGCGAGTTTCGGGAGGGCGGAGCCATCCCGGAAATCGCGGCAACAGAACGAAACGCCGCCGCGCTGCTCCGCCTTGCCACTCCCCGGACTCCATCTCATCCCACGACCCCGGCCGCGCGCAGCGCGAGACCGGTAAACGGGATTCCAAAGGGTCGCGGACCCTTTGGCCGCCGGAGGCCTGCCTTTCAGCCCTGCAGGGCCATCAGTCCGTTCGAACGAGCCGAAAGCCCATGAAAAAATAGACCCCGTATTCCAGGGACGGGTCTTCACGTTTTGCGGCGCGTATGTCGGTATCGAAGGAGAGGAAGTGTCCGCCGCAGAGCAGGTGGTTTTCGTTGTATTGTGTTTTGCGGTCGGTCCGGACCCATTCCTGGACGTTGCCGAACATGTCGTGGAGTCCCCAGGGGTTGGGCTGGAAGCTGGCCACGGGGGCGCTGAAGGGGAACCCGTCGCGGCAGGGGGCGGAGGGCATCGGGTTTTGTCGTTTTCTGCCCAGCTCGGCCAGGTTGGTGAGGTCGCCGACGTTGGCGTAGGTGCAGATCTGTTTGTCGTATTCGTTGCTCCACCAACGGGAGGTGGTGGTCCCGGCGCGTGCCGCGTATTCCCATTGTTCTTCGGTGGGCAGGGCGATGTGGTGGCCGGATTGCCGGCGCATCCACCGGGCCATGGCTTCGGCATCGGAGTAGCTGACGCCTGCCACGGGGTGCTGATCGGTTTGTTCCATGCCGGGATCGCGCCAGTCCGAGCCGTAGACGTTTTCCCAGCGGTGGTCCCAGACGCGCACCCAGTCTTGTTTGGTGGATTGGGCAACGTAATTGGTGTTTTTGACAAAAGCGGCAAATTGTCCACGGGTAACTTCGGTCCGGCTGATCCAGAAGGGGTCGAGGCAGACGCGGCGGCGTTCTTCGCCGGGTTCGTGTCCGGGTTCGCTCAGCGGGCTGCCCATGAGAAAACAGCCGCCGGGAATGCGGATGAATTCCAGGCCGGTGGCCGGGTCGGTCCAGGTAGGCAGGGGTGTTTCAGGACCGGCTGTACCGGTGTCGTGGGCGCTGGCATTCCAGGGGAGCAGGAGCGCCAGGAGGAGCAGCGGCAGCCAGCGAAGGCCGTTGGGCATATTCATGCGGACCTCTTTTTGTTTTCGCGGAGGGTCTATTCGGTTTCGACGCGATCCCTGCCGAGGGCTTTGGCTCGGTACAATGCTTTGTCTGCGCGGGAAATGAGGTCTTCCACTCCGGCGGTGGGGTGGTCGGTGGAGGCCACGCCGATGCTCACGGTGGCGCAGATGTTGCCTTCGGGGGTGCGGGTATCCAGGCTGGAAACGCGGTGTCGGATGCGTTCCGCGGCCACGCGTCCGCCTTCGAGGTCGGTTCCGGGCAGGAACACGGCGAATTCCTCGCCGCCGAGTCTACCGAAGATGTCCACTTCGCGCAGGGTGCCGCAGCAGCGCCGGGCAAAGGTTTTGAGGACGGCGTCCCCGGCTGGGTGGCCGAGGCGGTCGTTCACGTCTTTGAAGCGGTCCATGTCGATGAGCAGCAGGGCGCATTGTCCACCGTGCCGACGGCGGCGGCGCATTTCACGTTCGGCCAGTTCCAGGAAGTAGCGGCGGTTGTGCACGCCGGTGAGGTGATCGGTACAGGCCAGGGCGCGCAGGCGTTGTTCTTCGTCCTTGATGCGGGAGATGTCGTCGATGACCCAGAGAACGCCCTTTTTAAGGTCCGCCGGGGCGTTGAGATCCACGGCCTGCCCCGAGAGGCGGCACCAGACCGGGCTACCGTCCTTGCGGCGCAGTTGGTATTCGATGTGCAGTTGGGCCGCGTCTTCCAAAGCACCGTAAAATTCCTTGCCAAAGGTGTGATATCGGGCCTCGTCGAGGTGCAGGTCGCGCACGTCCAGTCCGATCATCTC
It encodes:
- a CDS encoding diguanylate cyclase gives rise to the protein MPPSKNQTPPPPDQRSRVEQLEQEVARLKAERDRTRKELEEQSALTDASFEAIGFFDSRDLHCVACNNTALKIYGYTREEFLGKHVLDLVAPDSRELVSQKIENNVQTAYELTAIRKDGATFPAEVHGKKIIYQGVPVRVSALRDITRRKNIELELQHALNEQEVIFANTKVGLMLLRGGRVVAKVNQALADLFGYDTPEEMIGLDVRDLHLDEARYHTFGKEFYGALEDAAQLHIEYQLRRKDGSPVWCRLSGQAVDLNAPADLKKGVLWVIDDISRIKDEEQRLRALACTDHLTGVHNRRYFLELAEREMRRRRRHGGQCALLLIDMDRFKDVNDRLGHPAGDAVLKTFARRCCGTLREVDIFGRLGGEEFAVFLPGTDLEGGRVAAERIRHRVSSLDTRTPEGNICATVSIGVASTDHPTAGVEDLISRADKALYRAKALGRDRVETE
- a CDS encoding formylglycine-generating enzyme family protein, giving the protein MNMPNGLRWLPLLLLALLLPWNASAHDTGTAGPETPLPTWTDPATGLEFIRIPGGCFLMGSPLSEPGHEPGEERRRVCLDPFWISRTEVTRGQFAAFVKNTNYVAQSTKQDWVRVWDHRWENVYGSDWRDPGMEQTDQHPVAGVSYSDAEAMARWMRRQSGHHIALPTEEQWEYAARAGTTTSRWWSNEYDKQICTYANVGDLTNLAELGRKRQNPMPSAPCRDGFPFSAPVASFQPNPWGLHDMFGNVQEWVRTDRKTQYNENHLLCGGHFLSFDTDIRAAKREDPSLEYGVYFFMGFRLVRTD